The genomic DNA AATTTTCACTTGCATGTTACCACACAAGGCGACTATGAACTAATCGAACCCACGTCCAAAGATATCGCCACTTAAGCGTCTACGAGTGTAGTCGACATATTCGTATTTCGCTGAGCCATCTGCCTATCGACAGGCGCCCGGTCAGCTAGTCTGGTTGTTCTCTTCCTTCACCCTCAGACGGTGGGATCCGGCGTAGTCCACTTAGAGTGAGTCCCTTACCCTACCACATGGACGATGGAGGGAGGAACAGCTACGCGCTATTAAGCAGCGAAAGCTAAGTTGTTGTTTGTTTTGCCAGTTATAGGCTTTGACGTTTTAACGAGGCCGATCCCCTCGACTCGCAACCTAAGCTCGAACTACCCCTGTCGAATCCGTAACGTCCCCTCAAATAAAAGGTGCGCTATTGGTATTTCACGCTAGCGTACGTTAGGAAAGTCTGAAGGTAAGCTTCAGAGCTAAGATTATGTTTGTCAGTTACCCGACATAAGTTATTATAGCATACTTCTTTATGATTTCAATTGTAAGTTTTTGTAAGAAACTTATTTCTGTCTTTCTCGGAAAGCTCGTTCGATATCACGCTTTGCTTCCTTCTTCTTCAAATCTTCACGCTTATCGTAGTTCTTCTTCCCTTTTCCAAGGCCTATTAAAATCTTTGCATAGCCATTTTTCAAATAAACTTTCAGAGGAACTAGCGCATAGCCCGCTTCCTTCGTTTCGCCTAATAGTTTATCAATTTCTCTCTTATGAAGCAATAACTTACGTTGGCGAAGAGGGTCGTGGTTGTAGCGATTTCCTTGCTCGTACGGGCTTATATGCGCATTTAATAGATAGATTTCTCCATTTTGAATTCTGGCATACGAATCTTTTAAGTTAATACGTCCATTACGAATCGACTTAATTTCCGTTCCTTGGAGAACCATTCCTGCCTCATAAGTTTCTTCTATACAGTAGTCGTGGTTTGCCTTTTTGTTTTGGGCAACGACCTTCCCCATTCCTTTTGGCACGATATTCTCCTCCTTTGGTGCTCGTCTGTTTCTCTATTGTAGCAAAATTCCCCAATAGAGGGAAGAAGAGAGCCATGCTGAATGGCTCTCTCTGTATGTTTATCGCTTTTTCTTTCGCTTCGCTTTAGGAGCATTTTCAAAATGCTTCTTTTTCTTACGGGCAGAGCCAGGGCCAGAACCTGATCCACCACGCGGCTTAGAGCCACCAGATCCGCCTTTTGCGTCCCCAGCACCTGCTTTTCTGCGAGGCTTTTTCTCGGTACTTCCTGTTTTAAATACCCTTGGTGTACGATCGCGATCGACTGGTCGAGCACCCTTCATACCAACAACTTCAAAGTCGATGGAACGCTCGTCTTTATCAACCTTTACGACACGTACGGTAATTTCGTCTCCAATTCGGTAGACCTTCCCGGTACGTTCACCAATCATTGCATAGTGACGCTCATCGAAGCGATAATAATCATCCGTCATATAGCTAACGTGAACTAAACCTTCAATGGTATTCGGCAACT from Robertmurraya sp. FSL R5-0851 includes the following:
- the smpB gene encoding SsrA-binding protein SmpB, with product MPKGMGKVVAQNKKANHDYCIEETYEAGMVLQGTEIKSIRNGRINLKDSYARIQNGEIYLLNAHISPYEQGNRYNHDPLRQRKLLLHKREIDKLLGETKEAGYALVPLKVYLKNGYAKILIGLGKGKKNYDKREDLKKKEAKRDIERAFRERQK